In Deinococcus psychrotolerans, a genomic segment contains:
- a CDS encoding DUF2721 domain-containing protein, with translation MDAATTVLSAMITPAVLISGAGTLLMSTSSRLGRATDRVRALTARFKVLVTPEGQQEPLAKDEKRMILGQLPRLSRRTRFLQRAMRSLYLAVSLLVMASIWIGASGLLGQELLSQVSALGPVLLAVAGAAALAYGAVLLSIESSLSALTTREEMRFLEALGIYYAGLLVDEVATP, from the coding sequence ATGGACGCCGCCACCACTGTTTTGAGCGCCATGATTACGCCCGCCGTGCTGATCTCCGGCGCGGGCACGCTGCTGATGAGCACCAGTTCCCGGCTGGGCCGCGCCACCGACCGGGTGCGGGCGCTGACGGCCCGCTTTAAGGTGCTGGTGACGCCCGAAGGGCAGCAAGAACCGCTGGCCAAAGACGAAAAACGGATGATCTTGGGGCAACTCCCGCGCCTGAGCCGCCGCACCCGATTCTTGCAGCGGGCCATGCGGAGTTTATATTTGGCCGTTTCGCTTCTGGTGATGGCCAGCATCTGGATCGGCGCGTCGGGGCTGCTCGGGCAAGAACTGCTGAGCCAGGTGTCAGCGCTGGGGCCGGTGCTGCTGGCTGTCGCGGGCGCAGCGGCTTTAGCTTACGGCGCGGTGCTTCTGAGCATCGAGTCGAGTCTGTCGGCCCTGACCACCCGCGAGGAAATGCGGTTTTTGGAAGCGCTGGGGATTTACTACGCGGGACTGCTGGTGGATGAAGTCGCAACTCCCTAA
- a CDS encoding AEC family transporter translates to MLTALLTVVLPVLLILGFGALVGNRLALDNLTINRLNLYLLTPALALNSLLHLEVKAGSLTLLVLAYFVLSAVGVLLGYLAAFRQPSTTRRAVMASVAIGNNGNYGLPVALFALGQAGFDQALVIYLSSVLLTFTAGPLIFGGGGGIGPTLRGVFKLPVVWCIALALTMRGLHLQLPTGLDRGLGLLSGATLPMVLLSLGVQLGTGGRPKLSFPVWLASGLRVLVMPVLGLLIGYFIGLRGLHLQGLVLSSAMPTAVNAFVLSKEYRADSGTVASVVVVTTVLSILGVALVVPLLGRLP, encoded by the coding sequence ATGCTGACTGCCCTGCTCACCGTGGTGTTGCCGGTGCTGCTGATTTTGGGCTTCGGCGCTTTGGTCGGCAACCGGCTGGCGCTCGACAACCTCACCATCAACCGCCTCAATTTGTACTTGCTGACGCCCGCGCTGGCGCTCAACTCGCTGCTGCACCTCGAAGTCAAGGCGGGCAGCCTGACGCTGCTGGTGCTGGCCTATTTTGTGCTGTCGGCGGTGGGGGTGCTGCTGGGGTATCTGGCCGCCTTCCGGCAACCCAGCACCACCCGGCGGGCGGTGATGGCCAGCGTGGCAATTGGCAACAACGGCAATTACGGTTTGCCGGTGGCCCTTTTCGCGCTGGGGCAAGCCGGATTTGATCAGGCCCTTGTCATCTACCTTTCCAGCGTGCTGCTGACCTTTACGGCGGGGCCGCTGATTTTCGGCGGGGGCGGCGGCATCGGGCCGACCTTGCGGGGCGTCTTCAAATTGCCGGTGGTGTGGTGCATCGCGCTGGCACTGACCATGCGCGGCCTGCACCTTCAGTTGCCCACCGGCCTAGACAGGGGGCTGGGCCTGCTTTCCGGCGCGACCTTGCCGATGGTGCTGCTGTCGTTGGGGGTGCAGCTCGGCACCGGGGGCCGCCCCAAACTGAGCTTTCCAGTCTGGCTGGCCAGCGGGCTGCGGGTGCTGGTGATGCCGGTCTTGGGACTGCTGATCGGCTACTTCATCGGCCTGCGCGGGCTGCACCTTCAGGGCTTGGTGCTGTCTTCGGCCATGCCGACTGCCGTCAACGCTTTCGTGCTGTCCAAGGAATACCGCGCTGATAGCGGCACGGTGGCCTCGGTGGTGGTGGTCACCACGGTGCTGAGCATCCTCGGTGTGGCGCTGGTGGTGCCGCTGCTGGGACGGCTGCCTTGA
- a CDS encoding aldo/keto reductase, translating into MEYRNIHGTDLNVSALGFGVWTVGTTWWGVKDEQMGEQLLRRAYDLGVTFFDNGDTYASGKAEELQRRALGDVRENIVIASKFGYDIYSNPERPGQQERPHDWTPVYLRKALEGSLKRLGTDYLDYYQLHNPRMNAIEQGSALADDLWAELAKLKDEGLIRAYGTALGPALNERQIEESIATIEQRRAPTQIIYNLLEQVIGEPLLKVAEAEQVSVIARVPHASGLLEGYMTLETEFEPGDHRNWRMTTNAKKKAWMEDGLQKAEQIDAQFVAGKGRTIGQLALQFALHSPMMASVLPNIYNQKGLDEYVAAFDAVPLTASEYGGIQALYADNFGLQTNLIGEVVK; encoded by the coding sequence ATGGAATACCGCAACATACACGGCACAGATCTCAACGTCAGCGCCCTCGGCTTCGGCGTTTGGACAGTCGGCACGACTTGGTGGGGCGTCAAAGACGAGCAGATGGGCGAGCAGCTCCTGCGCCGCGCTTACGATCTGGGCGTTACCTTTTTTGACAACGGCGATACCTATGCTTCCGGCAAGGCCGAGGAACTCCAGCGCCGAGCGCTGGGCGACGTGCGCGAGAACATCGTGATCGCCAGCAAATTCGGCTACGACATCTACTCCAACCCCGAACGCCCCGGCCAGCAGGAGCGCCCCCACGACTGGACGCCCGTGTACCTCCGCAAGGCGCTGGAAGGCAGCCTCAAGCGCCTCGGCACCGATTACTTGGATTATTACCAGCTCCACAACCCGCGCATGAACGCTATCGAGCAGGGCTCGGCGCTGGCCGACGATTTGTGGGCCGAACTGGCCAAGCTCAAGGATGAAGGGCTGATTCGCGCTTACGGCACCGCGCTGGGGCCAGCCCTCAACGAGCGGCAAATTGAAGAGAGCATTGCCACCATCGAGCAGCGGCGTGCTCCCACCCAAATTATCTACAACTTGCTGGAGCAGGTCATCGGTGAGCCGCTGCTGAAGGTGGCCGAAGCCGAGCAAGTCAGCGTGATTGCCCGCGTGCCGCATGCTTCGGGCCTGTTGGAAGGCTACATGACGCTGGAAACCGAATTCGAGCCGGGCGATCACCGCAACTGGCGCATGACCACCAATGCAAAGAAAAAAGCCTGGATGGAAGACGGCCTTCAGAAAGCCGAGCAGATCGACGCGCAGTTTGTGGCGGGCAAGGGCCGCACCATCGGTCAACTCGCCCTGCAATTCGCGCTGCACTCGCCCATGATGGCCAGCGTTTTGCCCAATATCTACAACCAGAAGGGGCTGGACGAGTACGTGGCCGCCTTTGACGCTGTTCCGCTGACCGCCAGCGAGTACGGCGGTATTCAGGCCCTCTACGCCGACAATTTCGGCCTTCAGACCAACCTGATCGGCGAGGTCGTGAAATGA
- a CDS encoding RNB domain-containing ribonuclease has translation MTAPQNPAELTAAQRTEVELLARGKAERSKVIREAKLNETPEVAHEFLLRRGIWDMLRVPYAERADIDLTDLDLPIPELPDEKRLDLTHLSAYAIDDEGSQDPDDAISLEKIEGGWRLWVHVADVAALIEPNSPLDMAARARGATLYLPDRIYSMVPNAVVELLGLGLHPTSPALSISIDFDAEWNADTVDVQLTTIKAERLSYSAAQERLDAGNEPFVTLQKLYFASKKQREAEGALTIDLPEVRVKLHGDEIEIKSLARPETRLIVQECMTLGGWAAAIYADDLEIALPYATQDAPTREVRGDDLPAHWARRKTLARTRFRPSPGPHHGMGLDAYAQATSPMRRYLDLVVHQQLRAALKEQPGLTGGEIAGRVAQAEMNAGGTRTAERLTRRHYTLAMLTRQPERIWDAQVVERRGPQATVLIPELALDTLMSTAAPTGAMLRVQMAEVDLPNLGVRLREIRG, from the coding sequence ATGACCGCTCCACAAAACCCCGCTGAACTCACCGCCGCCCAACGCACCGAAGTGGAACTGCTGGCACGCGGCAAAGCTGAGCGCTCCAAAGTGATCCGCGAAGCCAAGCTCAATGAGACGCCCGAAGTGGCCCACGAGTTTTTGCTGCGGCGCGGCATTTGGGACATGCTGCGGGTGCCGTATGCCGAGCGGGCAGATATAGATTTGACCGACCTCGATCTGCCGATTCCCGAACTCCCCGATGAAAAACGGCTGGATTTGACGCACCTGAGCGCATACGCCATCGACGATGAAGGCAGCCAAGACCCCGACGACGCCATCAGCTTGGAGAAGATCGAAGGTGGCTGGCGGCTGTGGGTGCATGTGGCAGACGTGGCCGCACTGATCGAGCCGAACAGCCCGCTGGACATGGCCGCCCGCGCACGCGGCGCGACGCTGTATTTGCCCGACCGCATTTACAGCATGGTGCCCAACGCTGTGGTCGAACTGCTCGGCCTCGGCCTGCACCCCACCTCGCCCGCGCTGAGCATCAGCATCGACTTTGACGCCGAGTGGAACGCCGACACGGTGGACGTGCAACTGACCACCATCAAAGCTGAGCGGCTGAGTTACAGCGCCGCGCAGGAGCGGCTGGACGCGGGCAATGAACCGTTCGTGACGCTTCAAAAGCTCTATTTCGCCAGCAAAAAGCAGCGCGAGGCCGAGGGAGCACTCACCATCGATTTGCCGGAAGTGCGGGTCAAGTTGCACGGTGACGAGATCGAGATCAAGTCTCTGGCGCGCCCCGAAACTCGCTTGATCGTGCAGGAGTGCATGACGCTGGGAGGCTGGGCCGCCGCCATTTACGCCGATGATCTGGAAATTGCCCTGCCCTACGCCACCCAGGACGCCCCTACCCGCGAGGTGCGTGGCGACGATTTGCCCGCGCACTGGGCACGCCGAAAGACGCTGGCCCGCACCCGCTTCCGGCCTTCACCGGGGCCGCATCACGGCATGGGCCTGGACGCCTACGCGCAGGCCACCTCTCCGATGCGGCGCTACCTCGATCTGGTGGTGCATCAGCAGCTCAGGGCCGCCCTCAAGGAGCAACCCGGACTGACCGGCGGCGAAATTGCCGGACGGGTCGCCCAGGCTGAGATGAACGCCGGAGGCACCCGCACCGCCGAGCGACTGACCCGCCGCCACTACACCCTGGCGATGCTAACCCGCCAGCCCGAGCGCATCTGGGACGCGCAAGTGGTGGAAAGGAGAGGCCCGCAGGCCACCGTGCTGATTCCTGAGCTGGCGCTCGACACCCTCATGAGTACGGCAGCGCCCACCGGGGCCATGCTGAGAGTGCAGATGGCGGAAGTGGATTTGCCGAACCTGGGGGTGCGGCTGCGGGAGATACGGGGGTGA
- a CDS encoding acyl-CoA dehydrogenase family protein, translated as MDFTLPADLREMQTHIRAFALNDVEARAHEIETTNQVPPELIRQAAELGLFGLSIPEEYGGVGLGMLGRCAVYEALGQGHMGFGGMVSAHASIGTSGLVKLGTPEQKAKYLPRMAAGECIAGFAITEPSSGSDAANIRTRAEKKADTYILNGTKHYISNAPIAGILTVIAITDPAKGSKGMSAFLVEPSMPGVSVGKIDEKMGQKGALSAEVVFDNAEIPAENLLGPLDLGYREALGILTNGRVGIAARSTGAMQRLLDLSIAHAKGREQFGAPISSFQAVQFMLAEMEVDIQTSRLLWQKVAWMVDAGQDVRRMASVAKYHATEALSRVADKAVQVAGGVGYMKDAPFERFYRDQRLLRIYEGTSEIQKLIIAGDLLREK; from the coding sequence ATGGATTTCACCCTGCCCGCCGATTTGCGAGAAATGCAGACGCACATTCGCGCTTTTGCCCTCAACGACGTCGAAGCCCGCGCCCACGAAATCGAAACCACCAATCAGGTGCCGCCCGAACTCATCCGGCAGGCCGCCGAGCTGGGGTTGTTCGGGCTGTCTATCCCCGAAGAATATGGCGGCGTCGGGCTGGGGATGCTGGGCCGCTGCGCCGTCTACGAAGCGCTGGGGCAAGGCCACATGGGCTTTGGCGGGATGGTTTCGGCCCACGCCAGCATCGGCACTTCGGGGCTGGTCAAGCTGGGCACGCCCGAGCAAAAAGCCAAATATTTGCCGCGCATGGCGGCGGGCGAGTGCATTGCAGGCTTTGCCATCACCGAACCGAGCAGCGGTTCCGACGCGGCCAACATCCGCACCCGAGCCGAGAAAAAGGCCGACACCTATATTCTCAACGGCACCAAGCACTACATCTCCAACGCGCCGATTGCCGGGATTCTGACGGTCATTGCCATTACTGACCCCGCCAAGGGTAGCAAGGGCATGAGCGCTTTTTTGGTGGAGCCGAGTATGCCGGGCGTCAGCGTCGGCAAAATTGACGAGAAGATGGGCCAGAAAGGAGCGCTGTCGGCGGAAGTGGTGTTCGACAACGCCGAGATTCCGGCGGAGAACCTGCTGGGGCCGCTGGATTTGGGCTACCGCGAAGCGCTGGGGATTTTGACCAATGGTCGCGTCGGAATCGCCGCCCGCAGCACCGGAGCCATGCAGCGCCTGCTGGATTTGAGTATTGCCCACGCCAAGGGCCGCGAGCAGTTCGGCGCACCGATCAGCAGCTTTCAGGCGGTGCAGTTCATGCTGGCAGAGATGGAAGTGGACATTCAGACCTCGCGCCTGCTGTGGCAAAAAGTCGCCTGGATGGTGGACGCGGGCCAAGACGTGCGCCGGATGGCGAGTGTGGCCAAGTACCACGCCACCGAAGCGCTCTCGCGGGTGGCCGACAAAGCCGTGCAGGTCGCGGGCGGCGTCGGCTACATGAAAGACGCCCCCTTCGAGCGCTTTTACCGCGATCAGAGATTGCTCAGAATTTACGAGGGCACTTCCGAGATTCAGAAACTGATTATCGCGGGGGATTTGCTGCGCGAGAAATAG
- a CDS encoding long-chain-fatty-acid--CoA ligase gives MTHYWPAHMTKRLHVPRTSLAQNLQFSALKYPDKPALYFYGQTTSYAQLFERSRRLASHLKAQGIQKGDRVLIWMQNSPQWAVAAHAVWVLGGVVVPLSPMLQARELAFFLQDAGIKVGVLGAELYAKAQEAGLSHAVVANLGSGMEGSAVPLPAGLDVAVTLRAGDVLYEDALKAELADLTPLDADDLCVMPYTSGTTGLPKGCMHTHSTVQANVVGSVVWASTNVEDVVLAALPFFHVTGFINSLLSVLSGGGKVAIMARWDRQLAQELIRDQGVTVWTNTATMVIDLMANPAFDPANLRTIRTMTGGGASLPAAVGQRLLDQTGITFTEGYGLTETMAQSHSNPVSRPKFQCLGIPLFNVDARIVDLDSGELMNTGEIGEIVISGPQVMQGYWNRPDENAKAFSEIDGVRFFHSGDLGYRDEEGYFFFTDRLKRMVNVSGMKVWPAEVENVLHGHPAIQEACVIALPDERSGERARALVVLRAGQMADPKDIESWARTQMAAYKVPHDYQFVEALPRGPTGKVAWRPLQEAARAELAAATGK, from the coding sequence ATGACCCACTACTGGCCCGCCCACATGACCAAGCGTCTTCACGTACCGCGCACCTCGCTCGCTCAGAATTTGCAGTTCAGCGCCCTGAAATACCCTGATAAACCCGCGCTGTATTTTTACGGCCAGACCACCAGCTACGCCCAGCTTTTTGAGCGCTCGCGCCGCCTCGCGTCGCATCTCAAAGCTCAGGGCATTCAAAAAGGCGACCGGGTGCTGATCTGGATGCAGAACTCGCCGCAGTGGGCGGTGGCCGCGCACGCCGTCTGGGTGCTGGGCGGCGTGGTGGTGCCGCTCTCGCCGATGCTGCAAGCCCGCGAGTTGGCGTTCTTTTTACAAGACGCCGGCATCAAAGTCGGCGTGCTGGGCGCGGAGCTGTACGCCAAGGCGCAGGAAGCGGGCCTGAGCCACGCCGTCGTCGCCAATTTGGGCAGCGGGATGGAAGGCAGCGCGGTGCCTCTGCCCGCCGGACTCGACGTTGCGGTGACGCTGCGGGCAGGCGACGTGCTCTACGAAGACGCCCTGAAGGCCGAACTGGCCGACCTGACCCCGCTCGATGCCGACGACCTGTGCGTGATGCCCTACACCAGCGGCACCACCGGCCTGCCCAAAGGCTGTATGCACACCCATTCCACCGTGCAGGCCAACGTGGTCGGCTCGGTGGTGTGGGCCAGCACCAACGTAGAAGACGTGGTGCTGGCAGCCCTGCCTTTTTTCCACGTCACCGGCTTTATCAACAGCCTCCTCTCGGTGTTGTCGGGCGGCGGTAAAGTGGCGATCATGGCCCGCTGGGATCGCCAACTGGCTCAGGAACTGATTCGCGATCAGGGCGTCACCGTTTGGACGAACACCGCCACCATGGTCATCGATTTGATGGCCAATCCGGCGTTTGATCCGGCCAACCTGAGGACCATCCGTACCATGACCGGCGGCGGGGCGTCGCTGCCCGCAGCGGTGGGTCAGCGCCTGCTCGACCAGACCGGCATCACCTTCACCGAAGGCTACGGCCTGACCGAAACGATGGCCCAGAGCCACTCCAACCCGGTCAGCCGCCCCAAATTCCAGTGTCTCGGCATTCCGCTTTTCAATGTGGACGCCCGCATCGTGGACTTGGACAGCGGCGAACTGATGAACACCGGCGAAATCGGTGAAATCGTCATCAGCGGGCCGCAGGTGATGCAGGGGTACTGGAACCGCCCCGACGAAAATGCCAAAGCGTTTAGCGAGATTGATGGCGTGCGCTTTTTTCACAGTGGCGACTTGGGCTATAGGGACGAAGAGGGCTACTTTTTCTTCACCGACCGGCTCAAGCGCATGGTCAATGTCTCGGGCATGAAAGTCTGGCCCGCCGAGGTGGAAAACGTACTGCACGGCCACCCCGCCATCCAGGAAGCCTGCGTGATTGCCTTGCCCGATGAGCGCAGCGGCGAACGCGCCCGCGCTCTGGTGGTCTTGCGGGCTGGGCAAATGGCCGATCCCAAAGATATCGAGAGCTGGGCCAGAACGCAGATGGCCGCTTACAAAGTGCCGCACGACTACCAATTCGTAGAAGCGCTGCCGCGTGGCCCCACTGGAAAAGTCGCTTGGCGGCCCCTTCAGGAAGCGGCGCGGGCCGAGCTGGCCGCAGCGACGGGGAAGTAG
- a CDS encoding MFS transporter, producing MPEIDPAEAQNYRWGIVNGFLASTGDGFFNASVVLAGFAARLGASNAVIGLLPAIAQGGWMLPQILVAAKVRALPYKLPVYRSSASVRIGSYLAMVLITAFLWESPALCLSLFIAAMSVNALASGVSGLPFLEVVSKTVPPQRRAAYFGLRNLGGGLLAFAAGLIVRWILGSGLAFPYTYVLIFSLATVAYTIAYTAFGKVQEPPDEVQPVSDIRQELRAIPQLLRLDAHFRAFLSVRLILAFASMADPFYTVYALRELRVPSSMLGVFLMTITGVAPLSNLLWRSVAERKGSRRIIRYSAAAAFLAPLIALGLGWWFGPSHAGSEVSSAARQSQVGWLYLAVFVMSSVAAQGFNLGHTNHLLNISPPHSRSRYIGTLNTLVGLALFAPVLGGVIADQTSYSVVFWLSAALFAAAWWQCGKLRRDA from the coding sequence TTGCCCGAAATAGACCCAGCAGAAGCCCAAAATTACCGCTGGGGCATCGTCAACGGCTTTTTGGCTTCCACTGGCGACGGCTTTTTTAATGCCTCGGTGGTGCTGGCGGGCTTCGCTGCGCGGCTGGGAGCGTCCAATGCCGTGATTGGCCTCCTGCCCGCCATCGCGCAGGGCGGCTGGATGCTGCCGCAGATTTTGGTGGCGGCCAAGGTGCGGGCGCTGCCTTACAAGCTGCCGGTCTACCGCTCCTCGGCCAGTGTCCGCATCGGCTCTTACCTGGCGATGGTGCTCATCACGGCTTTTTTGTGGGAGTCTCCGGCGCTGTGCCTGAGCCTTTTTATTGCCGCCATGAGCGTCAATGCGCTGGCGTCGGGCGTGTCGGGTTTGCCGTTTTTGGAAGTGGTCAGCAAAACCGTACCGCCGCAGCGCCGGGCGGCTTACTTTGGCCTGCGCAACTTGGGAGGCGGGCTGCTGGCCTTCGCGGCGGGCCTGATCGTGCGCTGGATTTTGGGGTCGGGGCTGGCCTTCCCCTACACCTATGTGCTGATTTTTTCGCTGGCCACCGTGGCCTACACCATCGCTTACACCGCCTTTGGCAAAGTGCAGGAGCCGCCTGACGAAGTGCAGCCCGTCTCCGACATTCGCCAAGAACTCCGCGCCATTCCGCAACTTCTGCGCCTCGACGCTCACTTCCGGGCTTTTCTGAGCGTCCGGCTGATTTTGGCATTTGCCAGCATGGCCGACCCGTTTTACACCGTGTATGCCCTGCGTGAATTGCGGGTGCCCAGCAGTATGCTCGGCGTGTTTTTGATGACCATCACGGGCGTCGCGCCGCTGTCGAACTTGCTGTGGCGTTCCGTGGCCGAGCGCAAAGGCTCACGCCGGATCATCCGGTATTCGGCGGCGGCGGCGTTTCTGGCTCCGCTGATCGCTTTGGGGCTGGGCTGGTGGTTTGGGCCATCGCACGCGGGCAGCGAAGTCAGCAGCGCGGCGCGGCAGAGTCAAGTCGGCTGGCTGTATCTGGCGGTGTTCGTGATGTCCAGTGTGGCGGCTCAGGGTTTTAATTTGGGCCACACCAATCACCTGCTCAACATTTCGCCGCCTCACAGCCGCAGCCGCTACATCGGCACGCTCAATACCTTGGTGGGGTTGGCGCTGTTCGCTCCGGTGTTGGGGGGCGTGATTGCGGATCAGACGAGCTACTCCGTGGTGTTTTGGTTGTCGGCAGCCTTGTTTGCGGCGGCTTGGTGGCAGTGCGGGAAGTTGCGGCGGGACGCTTAG
- a CDS encoding chlorite dismutase family protein gives MMVDLDPSGQVTQREPDRANRQFLNYAFYKLDPAFRRLPRDEQAEIKAEFLAAAAGWVTDAPQEKGIIQRTYSLMGVRADVDFMLWRIAFDVREFADAQARLNRTRLMGYLTQPYNYVSMQKRSQYVNRVEGSGHGLEVLPGQGQFLFIYPFIKTRPWYKLTPHSRQGMMDEHIYASAPFKGVRINTSYSYGIDDQEFVVSFDSDTPQEFVDLVHRLRYTEASSYTLRDVPMFTCIKKELGEILGELS, from the coding sequence ATGATGGTCGACCTCGATCCCAGCGGCCAAGTCACCCAGCGCGAACCTGACCGAGCCAACCGCCAGTTTCTCAATTACGCTTTCTACAAACTCGATCCGGCCTTTCGCCGATTGCCCCGTGACGAGCAAGCCGAAATCAAGGCAGAGTTTCTGGCGGCGGCTGCGGGCTGGGTCACGGACGCACCCCAGGAGAAGGGCATCATTCAGCGCACCTACTCGCTGATGGGCGTGCGGGCCGACGTGGACTTCATGCTGTGGCGCATTGCCTTCGATGTGCGCGAGTTTGCGGACGCCCAGGCCCGCCTTAACCGCACCCGCCTGATGGGCTACCTGACGCAGCCTTACAACTATGTTTCGATGCAAAAGCGCAGCCAGTACGTCAACCGCGTGGAGGGCAGCGGGCACGGCCTGGAAGTGCTGCCGGGGCAGGGGCAGTTTCTGTTCATCTACCCGTTCATCAAGACCCGGCCCTGGTACAAGCTCACGCCGCATTCCCGCCAGGGCATGATGGATGAGCACATCTACGCCTCCGCGCCGTTCAAGGGCGTGCGGATCAACACCAGTTACTCCTACGGCATCGACGATCAGGAATTCGTGGTCAGCTTCGATTCCGACACCCCGCAGGAATTTGTGGATCTCGTTCACCGCCTGCGCTACACCGAGGCCAGCAGCTACACCCTGCGCGACGTGCCCATGTTTACCTGCATCAAGAAAGAGTTGGGCGAGATTCTGGGGGAGTTGAGCTAG